A window from Bacteroidota bacterium encodes these proteins:
- a CDS encoding MarR family transcriptional regulator — translation MKKIPPALDDAMPFNVYRLALLFRRELMDALSEYKLTPEQWQVMRVLWEISEPLNQNDIAHITLRDRHTTSRIVARLQRDGWVTKTVDPNDARASLITLTASAEKVKAEVPAKLIGRFEPIFELLEEEESKQFLSTLKKLRSFLEA, via the coding sequence ATGAAGAAAATCCCGCCTGCACTCGATGATGCAATGCCGTTTAATGTTTACCGGCTGGCTTTGCTTTTTCGAAGAGAGCTGATGGATGCACTCTCCGAGTACAAGTTGACGCCAGAGCAGTGGCAGGTAATGCGGGTGCTTTGGGAAATCAGTGAACCACTGAATCAGAATGACATTGCCCACATTACGTTACGGGACCGCCATACAACGTCGCGTATTGTCGCTCGGCTTCAACGCGACGGATGGGTAACAAAAACGGTGGATCCTAATGATGCACGTGCCTCGCTTATTACGCTCACCGCTTCTGCTGAGAAAGTAAAAGCCGAAGTGCCTGCCAAGCTAATTGGGCGTTTTGAGCCAATATTTGAGCTGTTGGAAGAAGAAGAAAGCAAACAATTTTTGAGTACGCTCAAAAAGCTCAGAAGCTTTCTTGAAGCATAA